In Perognathus longimembris pacificus isolate PPM17 chromosome 3, ASM2315922v1, whole genome shotgun sequence, a single window of DNA contains:
- the Sf3a1 gene encoding splicing factor 3A subunit 1, whose amino-acid sequence MPAGPVQAVPPPPPVAAEPKQPNEEEASSKEDSTPSKPVVGIIYPPPEVRNIVDKTASFVARNGPEFEARIRQNEINNPKFNFLNPNDPYHAYYRHKVSEFKEGKAQEPSAAIPKVMQQQQQTTQQQLPQKVQAQVIQETIVPKEPPPEFEFIADPPSISAFDLDVVKLTAQFVARNGRQFLTQLMQKEQRNYQFDFLRPQHSLFNYFTKLVEQYTKILIPPKGLFGKLKKEAENPREVLDQVCYRVEWAKFQERERKKEEEEKEKERVAYAQIDWHDFVVVETVDFQPNEQGNFPPPTTPEELGARILIQERYEKFGESEEVEMEVESDEEDEKQEKTEEPPSQLDQDTQVQDMDEGSDDEEEGQKVPPPPETPMPPPLPPTPDQVIVRKDYDPKASKPLPPAPAPDEYLVSPITGEKIPASKMQEHMRIGLLDPRWLEQRDRSIREKQSDDEVYAPGLDIESSLKQLAERRTDIFGVEETAIGKKIGEEEIQKPEEKVTWDGHSGSMARTQQAAQANITLQEQIEAIHKAKGLVPEDDTKEKIGPSKPNEIPQQPPPPSSATNIPSSAPPITSVPRPPAMPPPVRTTVVSAVPVMPRPPMASVVRLPPGSVIAPMPPIIHAPRINVVPMPPSAPPIMAPRPPPMIVPTAFVPAPPVAPVPAPAPMPPVHPPPPMEDEPASKKLKTEDSLMPEEEFLRRNKGPVSIKVQVPNMQDKTEWKLNGQVLVFTLPLTDQVSVIKVKIHEATGMPAGKQKLQYEGIFIKDSNSLAYYNMANGAIIHLALKERGGRKK is encoded by the exons AAATGGGCCCGAATTTGAAGCTAGAATAAGACAGAATGAGATCAACAACCCTAAGTTCAACTTCCTGAACCCCAATGACCCTTACCATGCCTACTATCGCCATAAGGTCAGCGAGTTCAAGGAGGGGAAGGCTCAGGAACCCTCAGCGGCCATCCCCAAGGtcatgcagcagcagcagcaaactaCCCAACAGCAGCTGCCCCAGAAG GTCCAAGCCCAGGTGATCCAAGAGACAATTGTGCCCAAAGAGCCCCCTCCTGAGTTTGAGTTCATCGCTGACCCTCCTTCCATCTCAGCCTTTGATCTTGATGTTGTGAAGTTGACGGCTCAGTTTGTGGCCAGGAATGGGCGCCAGTTTCTGACCCAACTGATGCAGAAGGAGCAGCGCAACTACCAGTTTGACTTTCTCCGCCCACAGCACAGTCTCTTCAACTACTTCACGAAGCTGGTGGAACAGTATACGAAG ATCTTGATTCCACCCAAAGGCTTGTTTGGAAAGCTCAAGAAAGAGGCTGAAAATCCCCGAGAAGTTTTGGATCAG GTGTGTTACCGAGTGGAGTGGGCCAAGTTTCAGGAGcgtgagaggaagaaggaagaggaggagaaggagaaggagcggGTGGCCTATGCTCAGATTGACTGGCATGATTTTGTGGTGGTAGAGACAGTGGACTTCCAGCCCAATGAACAAG GGAACTTCCCACCCCCAACCACCCCGGAGGAGCTGGGGGCCCGCATCCTCATTCAGGAACGCTATGAGAAGTTTGGAGAGAGTGAGGAAGTGGAGATGGAGGTTGAGTCTGATGAGGAAGATGAGAAACAGGAGAAGACCGAGGAACCTCCTTCGCAACTGGATCAGGACACTCAAGTACAGGACATGGATGAG GGTTCAGATGATGAGGAAGAAGGGCAAAAGGTGCCTCCACCCCCAGAGACGCCAatgcctccacctctgcccccgACTCCAGACCAAGTCATTGTACGGAAGGACTACGATCCGAAAG CTTCCAAGCCTCTTCCTCCAGCCCCTGCGCCAGATGAGTATCTTGTGTCCCCCATCACTGGAGAGAAGATCCCTGCCAGCAAGATGCAGGAACACATGCGCATTGGGCTTCTTGACCCTCGCTGGTTGGAGCAGCGGGATCGCTCCATCCGCGAGAAACAGAGTGATGATGAGGTGTACGCACCAG GTCTGGATATTGAGAGTAGCTTAAAGCAGTTGGCTGAGCGGCGTACTGACATCTTTGGTGTGGAGGAAACGGCCATTGGTAAGAAGATTGGTGAGGAGGAGATCCAGAAGCCAGAGGAAAAG GTGACCTGGGATGGTCACTCAGGCAGCATGGCCCGGACCCAGCAGGCTGCCCAGGCCAACATCACCTTGCAGGAGCAGATTGAGGCCATCCACAAAGCTAAGGGCTTGGTGCCAGAAGATGACACCAAAGAGAAGATTGGCCCCAGCAAGCCAAATGAAATCCCACAGCAGCCACCACCTCCATCTTCAGCCACCAACATCCCCAGTTCAGCACCACCTATCACCTCGGTGCCCCGGCCACCTGCA ATGCCGCCTCCTGTCCGTACTACGGTTGTGTCTGCAGTACCTGTCATGCCCCGGCCACCGATGGCGTCTGTGGTCCGACTGCCCCCAGGCTCAGTGATTGCCCCCATGCCACCCATCATCCATGCGCCCAGGATCAACGTGGTGCCCATGCCTCCCTCAGCACCTCCTATCATGGCACCCCGCCCACCTCCCATGATTGTACCAACAG CCTTTGTTCCTGCCCCACCTGTGGCTCCTGTCCCAGCTCCAGCCCCCATGCCCCCTGTCCATCCCCCACCTCCCATGGAAGATGAGCCTGCCTCCAAGAAACTGAAGACAGAGGATAGCCTCATGCCAGAAGAGGAGTTCCTACGCAGGAACAAG GGTCCTGTGTCCATCAAAGTGCAAGTGCCCAACATGCAAGATAAGACCGAATGGAAGCTGAATGGGCAAGTGCTGGTCTTCACCCTCCCACTTACGGACCAG GTCTCTGTCATCAAGGTGAAGATTCATGAAGCCACAGGCATGCCTGCAGGAAAACAAAAGCTACAATATGAA GGCATCTTCATCAAGGATTCCAACTCACTGGCTTACTACAACATGGCCAACGGAGCCATCATCCATCTGGCCCTCAAGGAGAGAGGCGGCAGGAAGAAGTAG